A single region of the Saprospiraceae bacterium genome encodes:
- the bstA gene encoding bacillithiol transferase BstA: MTEKEKFPIGRFKRPEQISQDDIQTWIEEIAALPAQMKAAVAGWTDQQFDTPYRDGGWTVRQLIHHVADSHLNSYIRFKWTLTEDSPTIKAYDQAAWAEEIEAKTAPADLSLNLLDALHQRWVLVLRNLSETDLQRYFIHPETGNQIPLAVNVGLYAWHSKHHLGHILQLKEKMDW; the protein is encoded by the coding sequence ATGACTGAAAAAGAAAAATTCCCCATCGGCCGATTCAAGCGGCCTGAGCAGATTTCCCAAGATGACATCCAGACTTGGATCGAAGAAATTGCCGCCCTCCCTGCCCAAATGAAAGCCGCCGTAGCTGGCTGGACAGATCAGCAATTCGACACCCCCTATCGAGATGGTGGCTGGACCGTCCGCCAACTGATCCACCATGTCGCCGATAGCCACCTCAATAGCTATATCCGCTTCAAATGGACCTTGACCGAAGACAGCCCTACCATCAAAGCCTATGACCAAGCGGCCTGGGCCGAAGAAATTGAAGCCAAAACCGCGCCAGCCGACCTATCCCTAAACCTGTTGGATGCACTACACCAACGCTGGGTACTGGTGCTTCGCAACCTGTCAGAAACCGACCTCCAACGCTATTTTATTCATCCCGAAACAGGGAATCAAATCCCCCTGGCCGTAAATGTCGGCCTCTATGCCTGGCATTCTAAACACCACCTAGGACATATCTTACAGTTGAAAGAGAAAATG